The Stenotrophomonas sp. NA06056 genome segment GCAGGCCCCGCAACATCTTGGGTGAACTCACTCAACGTCCCTCTTGACAATCGACTTGACGTACATTTCTTACGCCATCATACTAGCTAGCTTGCTGTTCCCATAACACCGATTTTTCAGGAAACCACCACCGTGGCCAATATCAAGTCCGCCAAGAAGCGCGCCAAGCAGACCGTCGTGCGCAACGCGCGCAACGTGGCTCAGCGCTCGATGCTGCGCACCGCTGTCAAGAAAGTGATCAAGGCGCTGGACGCCAACGATGCCGCCGGCGCCCAAGCCGCCTTCGCCGTTGCCCAGCCGATCCTGGATCGTTTCAGCGCGCGTGGCCTGATCCACAAGAACAAGGCTGCTCGCCACAAGAGCCGCCTGAACGACCGCATCAAGGCCCTCTCGGCCGCTTGATCCGGTTGGTTGCCGGGGCTTCGGCTCCGGCAGCACGCAAAAGCCCGGCCTCGGCCGGGTTTTTTGTTGCCTGGAACCTGATGCCCGACGCTACCGACACCGACGTCGACGCCCGATCAAGCTGCGCCACCCTCCTGTAGAGCCGAGCCCACGCTCGGCTGCTGCCTGCACGGAAAGCCGAGCATGGGCTCGGCTCTACAGAAGCCGGATCGTAGCCAACAAAAACCCGGCCGAAGCCGGGTTTTTCGCGGGAACCACAACAGGCATTACTGCGCGTTGCGTGCCGCCTCGAGCTCGTCTTCCTTCTGCCGATCGAAGAACGCCATGATCCGGCTCATGATCGGGAAGGTGCCTTCACGACCCAGTGCGGACACCAGGAACCACGGCTCCTTCCAGCCCAGCTCGGCCACGATCTTCTCGGCGGCGGCCTTGGCCTCGTCCTCGAACATCAGGTCAGCCTT includes the following:
- the rpsT gene encoding 30S ribosomal protein S20; its protein translation is MANIKSAKKRAKQTVVRNARNVAQRSMLRTAVKKVIKALDANDAAGAQAAFAVAQPILDRFSARGLIHKNKAARHKSRLNDRIKALSAA